ATGAACAACTTAATATTCAGGGATTTTTCTAAATTTTTCACTGCTTTACTTACCGCTGGTTGTGATATAAACAGCTCATCAGAAGCTTCAGTAATATTCATTTTTTCGGCAACTTTCATAAATATTCTTAGGTTGTTCATATTCATAACCATTTGGTTATACCCCTTATTAAAAAAGTGTATTTCAGTTATATATCAATATAACATATTATGAAAACAAATAGTAAATCCTTAAGATCTGTTCAAAGTTTCTTAGGGATAATTTCTTTTACTCTTGTTTGGGGACATACACGGATTGCGAAAAGTATCAAACGTTAAACGTCCGGTTACTCAAACTGGATCTCAAAGGAGGCATGCGAAATGCATCAAACGAAGTACGAAAAAACTCAACTCCAGCGTATATGGGTAACCGCCTGGATGGTAACGGCGGTCTTCATACTTTCAAACTTACCCACTCCGCTCTATGTGTACTGGCAGAAGGAAATGGACTTTTCCAATGGTACACTTACTCTGGTTTTTTCGGCCTATATCGCGGGCCTACTTGTGACGCTTCTTGTCGCCGGCCAGCTCTCTGATCGGTTCGGGCGCAAATCTGTGCTGTACCCGGGTCTGACGGCAGCTCTCCTCGCCTGCATCCTGTTTGCTACAGCGTCCTCGGTGGTCGCCCTTGTCGTCGCCCGTTTTCTGTCGGGCATTGCTGTAGGAGTCATCGTCTCGGCGGGGATGGCCTCGGTCATGGATGTCGGCGGATCCGAACGGAAGCCTCTAGCTTCGCTTGCCGCATCCGTCACAATGGTGTTGGGGGCGGGTTTAGGACCACTGCTTGCGGGTGTCTTGGCTGAGGTCATGACCCGCCCAGTGGTTCCGATCTTCACGGTCGAACTTGTTATCTTGGCGATCGCCTACCTTGTTGTGGGTAAACTTCCAAAAAGACGTATTGACTCTCCTCAACAGGGCAGATGGCGTTTGCGTATGCCAAGTGTGCCGTCAGCAAATCGCTTGCATCTGGCTTTCGGGATTGCCGTCTTCGCACCTGGCATTACTGCGACATCCTTTGTTTTATCCCTTGGTCCTTCGCTTTTGTCAAAGCTTCTGAATGTAACAAGCCCTCTTGTTGCGGGTGGCACAGCCTGTGTCATGTTCCTTGCGGCAACCGGTGTACAATTCATGCTCAAGAAGCTGCCCGTGCGTACCATTTTCTTGATTGGTGCAACGTCAACAATCCTGTCTATGCTCAGTATGGCAGGAGCTGTCAACGCCTCTGTTGCCCTGCTACTCGTGATCGCTGCCGTTCTTGCTGGTGTTGGTCAGGGTCTCGGGCAACTTGGTGGTCTGACACTCATCGGCCTTCATGTTCCGGAGCATCGCAGGGCTGAGACCAACGCGATTCTCAATATCGGTGGTTACATCCCAGCTGCCACCCTGCCTGTATGCGCTGGCTACGTCATCGATTATACAGGACTGGCGTTTGGGGCGACCACCTTCACTGCCGTCCTGTCTTTAATAGCCGGAGTTGCAGCGATTTTTGTTCATACACAGCTTCAGATGGATAATTTTAAAAGCATCCCAACTAAGTAAGAAACGGAGTGATATATCATGAAAATATTAGTTATCGTAGTGCATCCAAATATTGAACAATCACGAATCAATAAGGCTAGGAAAAATGAGTTGGGAACAGATAATAGAATCACGGTTCATGAACTTTATAAAAGATATCCAAATGAAGAAATAAATGTTGAAGAAGAGCGGGAACTATTAAAAAATCACAACCGAATTATCTTCCAGTTTCCTATGTATTGGTATAGTTCGCCACCATTATTAAAGAAATGGTTTGATTTAGTTTTTACAAAGGGTTGGGCATATGGACGAAACGGAAATGAATTAAAGGACAAAGAATTTGGGTTAGCCGTTTCAACATTTTCCCCTGAAGAACATTATCAGCAATCTGGCTTAAATGGCCATACAATAGAAGAACTTACCTTTCCTTTCGAGACGACAGTCAACAAAATTAAAGGTGTTTATCTTCCTATATTTGTGCTACATGGCGTAGGAAAAATGCGTGATGACGATTTAAAAAAGGATGCCTTGGAATATAAAAATTATATAACAAGAAAATGTATCAATGGTAAAGGGTCAAAATTCAACTAATCTTTACTATTCCCAATCGGCGATAGGCTTCCTTCACTTTTTTACAACAATTATTTTTGAAATAGAAAGAAAAGACCAAAAACAGGTGCTTTGGATTCCAGTTAAAATGGTTATGAACCCTTTCCTGGAAGCTCATCTAACATAACCTTCTTTCTGTAATAGGGTCGATATTGTGGAAGATCACAGCTATAAATGATCAAACTTTTTTATAAAAATTCCATCTGTATTCAAAATTGTAGGATACATTTTGATCGATCTTTTTTCAAAATGTATTCTTTGAAGTTTCCATACAATGCAGGTTTATGCGCTATTTTTGATCAAACTTTAATTCAAAGCTACATTTCCGCGTTTTGCTGTTACGACCTCATACATATCAAGGATAAGTGAATCCGTGTACAAATACCCAATTAAATACAATAAGAGCGTGTTTTGATCAATCTTTTTTCAAAACACGCTCTTACTATTTGTTCGTTTATCAAGGTTGTTAGCATTATTTTAATCAAACTTTATTAAAGCTACATCTATATCCTAAGTAGAGAACGTGAACCATCAGTGCGGACGCTCTTTATTTTATTATAATTAAATATTCAAAAAGACACAGACTTTACATTCATCGTTTCGACTTGTTTCTACAATTTGAAACGCTGCCCCTATTTTAAATTTTTCGCCGTTGATGTCAATGTTTTTAACAACCTGATAAATACCAGGGGAAATTTTATCTTCAAAAGCGTTTAAATCAACAGTAGTTTGATAAGTCTCTCCTGGTTGAAGTGTGATAAGTTGCTGTGTAAAATGAAGGTTTTCTGTTAATGACGTTTTTACCCATTTGCCATCCTCATATCTTTCAACAGCGTAAGGAGTCCCAAATGAAATAACATGGGATGTCTCGTTTTTCAGGGATAAAGAAATAACTTCGCTAGAGGTATATGTTTCTTTTTCCGTTTCCCAAGAAACTCCATCGACATTCATAGGAGACAATACATCACGGCTTTTTCCTTCAGCATCTGCAGAACATGCCGTTAATAAAAGGATAGCTAATAAGAAAGGAATTGTTTTTTTCCACATCATTTATTCCCCCTTCATTTCATATCTTACATTTTTTTCCTTAGAATGAAAATACAATGGAAAACATTTAGGGTGTTTTTGCCCGTCCCCTCGAATAAGGCATCTTTTTCATCTTATCTGGTTTTTATGCTACAATACTTCAATACCCCGATAAAGCTATAATCACTTATGGCAAGTGCTCCTCCAGATCTTGCGATCCTACAGAAATTATTTAATCACTCGGCCCCAAGCGTTTACGCTAGCCTATATTGGAATGACACAAGATGATCTTGATGATGTTTATTTAAATCTAAATCTCTAGAGAATAGTTTCATACTGGGGGGATTGAAAATGGAAACCATCAAAAAAATTGTAGCAGAACGAAGAACTTATACAGCTACTCAAGACACTCATTCTCATTGTTATGCTCAGTTAATCTTGCCTCTTCAAGGAGAACTTTTGATAAAGGCAGGGGAACAGAATCTCCAACTAGATGACCAAACATTATTTTTTGTTCCTCCCGAGTGCGATCATACTTTTCATTCAGTTGTACGTAACGAGTTTCTGATTTTAGATATCCCTCATTTTATGCTAACTAAGAGCAAGTTACATAATAGGGGAGTTTCCTATAAATTAAATAATCAATGGAAAGGGATTCGATATCTTATCCTGAATGAAATCGATCAACATTCTTTACATCGATCCGCTCTTACGGAGCTCTATCCTTATATTTCACATTATTTACTTCAAGAACAACAACCTAAATCTATTAGGTATATCCATGATCATTATAATGAGAACATTACGGTAAATAAACTAGCTTCACTTGAACACTACAATCGTTCCTATTATTCGGATTGGTTTCTAAAAGAAACCGGGAAATCCCCTTCAATCTATATACAGGAAGTACGTTTGAATAAAGCAAAAGAATTACTACGTAATACAGATTTACCTATTTTACACATTGCTATCCAAGTGGGTTTAGAACATCAATCTTCCTTAACACGTTTATTCCAAAAATATGAGGGAATAACACCAAGCCATTTTCGAAAAAATCAATTTTAGAAAAATAATCCCTATCAATCGGTAAAAACTATGACTTCAAAATCCATTACAATCGGGTTAAACCTAGAAAGGGGATGACTTTGATGTCAATGGATGCCATCGTTGTGATGATTTTTAGTATGGTTTTAATTTGGGGTGGTTTAGGTTATTTCATTTTACGAGCCTTCAAAAGTCGTTCAAAAGACAAACATTTAAAAGCAAATCAAACAAATGATATTTGGTCAAAAGATTCTGATTTTCAGTAAAAAACTCTAATCCAGTGTATGTAAAATTTAAATATAGACTTTGGTTATAGACCAAGTTCCCCCTAATAACTGTGGATCTAACTTTAATCACAGTTATTTTTTCAATAGCTTTTTTAAGGAGCAAAAAGATGAAGACAATATTGGGCTTATTTTTTACACTCTTATGGTCATCTGCGGCGATAGCCACAAAGTTTGGCTTGTACTCTACCACCCCTTTGGTATTGGCTACCACTCGTTTTTTGATTGCTGGAGGTTTGCTATTTATTTATGTTTATTTGTTTCATAAAAAATATCCATGGCCTAAGCCACAGGAATGTATCGGCAGGCTTATTTAATTTATTTGTGACAACAAATCCTTTTGTGGTTGCTTTCTTGTCCTATATACGGTTAAAACGAAAAATTTCTTTACAAGAATGGATAGGGATGATCGTTGCAGCTATTGGATTGTTAATCGCTACGCGGCCATCTATCACAAGCAGTGAGGCAAGTGTAAATGGATTGATTATTTTAGGACTAGGAATGGTATCAATGGCGATTGCAAGTGTTTATTTTAAAAAAATCAATTTAAATCTTCCGAGTATTGTCATTAATACCTGGCAAGTTTCTATTGGTGGAGTTGTTTTAATCCCTATAACCTATATCCTCGAAAAACAAAATTACTTTTTAAAATTGGATTTTAATTTACTAGGATCGTTAATCTGGTTAGTGTTTATTACTTCAATTGGTACGATGCTACTTTGGTTTTACCTGTTGAAACAGGATACGGTAAGGGCTAACACTTGGTTATTCATGACTCCAATTTATGGATATATATTAGCTGCTGTTTTTTAAAATGAATCTGTTACTATTTTTGATATTACAGCGACAGTATTCGTGGTAACTGAATTATTACTTTCGGGCAACATAGCTATCCACCCTACTAAAAAATTTCAAAACAGATTCCAAAATGTTGATTATGATCCTGAGAAGTAAAAATATCAAATAAATTCTGACTACACCTAAAGGAGGAATTCAAGTGAAACGAATTGTTATTATTGGTGGAGGTTTTGCCGGTATGTGGAGTGCAGTAGGTGCTGCGCGAAAACTTCATGAATTACAAATCGAAGGAAATGAAGTTGAAGTGGTCTTAATTAACCGGGATTCCTTTTTAGGCTTACGTCCACGCTTTTATGAAAAAGATCCACACCATTATCGGATCCCTCTTAGTCAAGTTCTTGAACCTGCTGGCGTCAGCTTGATCGAAGGAGAAGTAGGACAAATAGATACTCATTCACAAAAAGTAATGATCCATCAAAATAGGGAGCAGATTGACTTAACGTACGACCGATTAGTCTTTGCTGCTGGCAGCCAATTAGTTCGCCCTAACATCGTTGGATTGTATGAACATGCATTTTCTACGGATACCTATCAGGATGCTATTGATCTTGATAAACATATTAACGGGTTACCCGATTTACCTTACGTAGAGGGTAAATATACTGCCGTCATTGTTGGTGGTGGATTTACCGGAATTGAAATAGCTGCGGAGATGACTTCTCGCTTAAAAGAAATTGCTAGGAAGGAAAATAAAGAATCAGAAGTAAGGATAGTCTTAATTGAAAGAGAATCTGTCGTAGGTCCTGACATGGGAGCAAATCCACGACCCATTATAGAAGAGGCTTTAGGTGATATGCATATAGAAATTTATGTAAATGAAACAGTTACATCCATTGGTTCAGATAGAGTAACCTTAAAATCAGGGAAACGTATACCTTCTCTAACAACAATTTGGGCAGCCGGAATAAAGCCGAGTCCATTAGCGAAATACTTTCCAGTAGAAAAGGATGAACAGGGACGTTTGCCAGTTGATTCATATTTACGAATTGAGGGTTTGCCGTACGTTTTTGCCGCTGGAGATACCGCTCGAGCACAAACCGATGAAAATCATATATCATTGATGTCTTGTCAGCATGCAATGCCTCAGGGGAAATTTGCCGGCCATAACGTTGTATGCGATTTGCTTGGATTGACAGGAATTCCATACAAACAAGAACGTTATGTGACTTGTCTTGATTTAGGTCAATGGGGAGCTCTGTTTACGAATGGTTGGGATCGAATTCCTCAGTATCAAGGAGAAGAAGCGAAAAGAACCAAACGGAACACGAACCAATCAAAGATTTATCCGCCCTTGTCAGGAAATCGCGAAGAAATTTTTGATGCTGCTGCTCCACATTACCTTGTTAAATAACTAAACGTCCACCGCTAAAGCTAGGTGGACGTTTAGTTATTGGTAGATTGCTAAGAATAAGTAGATCATTAACCATGTCAAGGCTATGACTGCTTAGTTTCTACACAAGAATATAAAAAGGTATGTTCCAAATATTGTTTTAGCGTATATTTTCGTTAAAATGTTGGCGGTACCCCATGATGAAAAGATCGCTTGTAATACAATCCATCATTTTGCTCCTGGTGACAGCTTCGCTGGAACTATCCAGATAATTAACTCTTTACGACAAATAATCCTGAAAATAATACGCCATTTATCACTAAAATTCACATTATATCTTAATCCTGTATTTTATTGGAAGATTTGATAGGAAAAACATGGTAAAATACAGCTTGATGAGTAGCGTAAAACATATGAATATTTAAAAAAAGGAGGAGTTCATGATGAAAGGGAAAAGGATCCAGAGGTATTTTCTCGTTTTAACGTTTGCTTTCATTATTCCGTTTTCGACAGCATCTGCTGGAGCAGGAGAATGGGATTTACTAGGGGGAGACAGATTTAGCGATGAGTCAGACATCTGGCTATCTGGTGGAGGCGCTTTTAAAATTTGCCTCAGTTCTGATAGTCAACCAGGTTATTATCGGCTATATGAAGAAGATCCATTTAATAGAGATGATGTCGTATATTCTAATGGTGTTAAAGGTCTCTACTTTAAAACAGCAGGTAGTAATGATTTCGATTCAAATGGTTGTCATGTCTTCAAAGATATTGGTAAATATGTAGATGGGGATCAAGCCGAGTTTTATTTAAAAAAATACTCAGGTGGAGAATCATTTGTATGGTTTTATGACTAATTGGGAATAACCTTAGGCTGAAGGGGGTGATGGCAATATCCTGTCACTACCCCCACAAAGCCATATTGGTTGCAAAAAACAATACGAAATTGTAGATTAGTTGCAATACGGTTTCATTCTGTTCCTCGAGGGAGCTAAGCACTTACATTTTTTTATTTGAGAATAGAGGCACATGGCTAACGATTGTGATTTACCAAAAAAATAATACATCCTTGAGCCATATCTGCTATTCAATTGATGTGGGCAAAAATGTCAAAGCATATACATACCGCCATCTACAGGTATATATGAACCAGTGATAAATTGTGATCGATCACTAACATATAACGCAATCGCCTTAGCAACATCTTCAGGCTGAGCTATCCTTTTCAGCGGTGTCAATGCAGTAAACTCTGACTTAAGTTGTTTCACTTGCTCTCTTGAAGCATTGGTTTCTACTAATCCTGGTGAAATCACATTAGCAGTAATTCCGAATTCTCCAAATTCCTGGGCGATCTGTTTGGCAAATTGGACAAGTGCTGCTTTTGCTGTTCCATGAGTAATAAAGTTTTTTCCTGGAATTTTCGCAGCTGCACTTCCTATATAGACGATCCGTCCATATCTGTTTTCCTTCATGACCGGTAAAATTGCTTGCGATAGATTATAAGCAGCTTTGATTTCATCATTTAGTTTCTGTGAAAATTCCGTCCATGTAATATTAAGAAAAGGCTTTATAACAAAAGGGATGTTGGCATTACTAACTAAAATATCAATCCGTCCCCAATGTTCAAGGATCTGATTGGTCATAAGGGTTACTTGTTCAGCACTACAAACATCTCCCTGAATTTTAACAGCATCTCCTCCATGCGATCGAATTTCATTTGCCACTTGTTCTGCACTTTTATGGTCAGATAAGTAGTTAATTGCAACTTTTATACCCATGCCTGCTAACTCTTTCGCTGTAGCCGAGCCAATTCCGCGTCCAGCGCCTGTAATAATTGCTACTTTTTCTTTAGTCATAAAAACATTTCTCCTTTAAACATGTCATTTTTTAAGACATCAATTAACTTGCTTAAATAGTGTAGTAGCCAGAAGGAGATCACTGATTAAATCAAAAGGTCTATAATTTAAGAGTTTATAAGTTTTCAATGTTTTCCACCAACGTGTAGTACCCACCTTCTGTTCCTTCAATCAGATGTTGGATCTTGTTTAGATGTTCTGTAAAGCGAGATCTTTCTAACCAACTTTTATGAGATTCAATACTCTCCCAGGTAGTCACCATAATTGCCTTGTTATTATCGACTGAACGATGCCAACGACTACTGATCCAACCAGGTACACTTTTGTTTTTAAAGTTTAATAATTCTTCAGATTGGATAGCGACCAATTCATCTAGTTTACCTGGTTTGGCAGTAAATACATTAATCCACACTATTGGTTTATTATTCATTTAAAAAACCTCCTTAAATTAAAAATATCTTTCCTGCTTGTAGTTCTGTTAATATTAGATAAAAAACGCAAAATCTCAAGTGATTTTGGTTAAATCTTAATATTTCTTTCATAGTTTTTTAATATGATCTTTTCTTTTGCAAAAAGTACACCTCCATTAAAAGTCTGCTACAAAATGACAGTTAGTAATGACTGACATTTTCTTTAAATAATATAAGGGGGTTAAAGCCCTGTTGAATAGTTGAGTACTTTATAAACCTTTCAAGTGAAACATTGGAAAATTCATATCATTATCCAGGTTGTTCATAAAGGCGCCGAAATTCAGCATCATAAACGACAACGCCTGTAGCTCTGGGGCCGTTCGAATCAGCCTTCCTTTTTCATAGCCATAAAGTAATTGGTCAAAATTTATATCAATTGTCGAGGATGTTTTTGTGTTCTTTCTCTAAACCCGGGTAAATTACCTTCCTCCTTGATGCTGATTATAATTATTTTCCGGTTACGATTCATAATTTCATGATATGTTCGACTGATCAGGAGCAAATCTGTTTGCAAATCCCATACGAGCTTCTCGTTAAAAAGTTTTGTTATCTCTTCGGCATAATGAAAACGGTCAATCGCTGCCAACTGTAGTTTATTCTTATAGACTGTCAGTACTGACTGTCATTTGGTTATATTGTATTCCAGTTGTTAAAAAATTGTCAAGGGATGGTACCACCATCCCTCTCCAGGCTGACACATTATGTATATATGGAGATAACCCAGAGGCTTTGCGTTTTACCCGTCAACTGAGAGAAGCATTAAAAGCAGAAGACATCAACATCCAAGCCTTTAAGTGATTGAAATGAATGATCTCCACTGCTTTAGAGCAGTGGGGGTCACGAGAAGGGTTCGAACATGCAGCAACCAGAGATGATGCGAAAGAAAAAATTTATTACGTATTCATCTTTTGCAACTGTAAAACCTATACAGTAGTCATCATAGAAAGAATGAAGGGTAAAACAAAAACGGAATAAAAAAACATAATTATAATAGGTAAACATAATAGTTTTTCTGAAAAGTGAAAAAGCCATTCAGTTATTTTTTAAAAAGGGCTCTTGCTCAGGAAAATACAATGTCGATTTCACCATCAGGTGTCAAAAAAAAGCCTATGGAACTTACAGCTTGTATCCCTACAAAGGTGATGGATTTGAGGGAGAAATCATACAAGAAGAACTAGAGGAGGAGAAAAGAAAGGTTGAAGGCCGGATCACCCTTTATTTCATTCTTATGAAATAAAGACAGTAAAGCTTAAAGAGGGTATATTTGTGAAATAAAACATGTTAATCAACATGTTGTTTTCAGGTCACAAAGTACCAGAATTACTGAAACTTATTAGAGGAAATAGGTGGGACAAGGGTTATCCAGTTTTATTGAAACGTTGTAATTTTTGGATGGGGTTAGGGTGAAAATAACAAATTAATAGCTTTTAAGGTGTTGTTTTTCGTTTAGTAGTTAGTAAAAAGAAATCTTCAAGGGATATATTTTGTTAAAAACAAAGTCAGCCGAACTTAGATTTTTGTTCATAATAATATATGAATAAATTTGGAGAAGGAATAAGTAATTCTCACAGACAGAAGAAACTAATTAAATGTATTGCGGTCAAAATTTACAGATCACAAAGGTATTTAGAGAAAAATCTGAAAGGTATTTTCCCTGGCTAACAGATGCAACCTCTAAATTGGGATGAGTTTAATGTTTCTGTTGATACAAATGAGGAAGGAATGTACGTGATTAAAAATCACAACAAAATAAATTAGTAATGAGAAAGATATCATAAACGAAATCTTACATTTCTTTAACAAGAATAAACCCCGTCCTATATTTAGACGGGGCTTATGTTTAAATATTACTCGTGATAAATTACATATCCTAATGGCTACATGTGTATCAAAAAATCTATCGTTGTTCGTGATTATTTTCTTCTAATTCCTCTACATCCTCTTCAACTTGAGATTCAATTTCATCTTTCTTTTCTTCTGTTAAATGATCAAACAAAGGATTTTCACCTTCGTTCATGATTGTGTAAGTATTAGTTTGTGAAAAGGAAGAGATGGGAAGTGTATTTAAATTCCAATAACTTATACCGTCATTAATGGCCTCTTGATCATCAGGATCATCAAAATATGATTTATACCAACCAAGATAAGAAGTACCTGAATAAATCTGATAAGCTCCAGCAGCTGTTCTTAATAAAGCAGATGAAAATCCTGCTGCTCTTCCTGTATAACCATAATGCATGTTCCCTAAGTATTCTCCATCTACAGTTTTACCATCAAAAGTAAAGCTACCTAAATATGTACGTTTATAGTCCCAATCTCCGCCAGATCGCACCTTTTCTGCAAAAAATTCCCCTGTACCAAGAGGATATGTTGAACCATACTCCTTTTCATTGTAGGCATAGTAAGCTATTACTGCTGCATTTTCTAGTGTTGTTTGTGAAAAACTAGAAGTAATATCTGTTGCAGCATCAGTATTGCTACTAAAACCTATTAATATACCAACACCTAATAAAGTAGAAAATAATTTTTTCATATAATTCCTCCTTTTAGCAATCTAATACTACTGTATTTGAATCTCCATTTTCTTTCAATATTTTACAAAAATTTGTATTACTGCATAACTAAAACAATAAATATTAACTAAAAATTCTAGAAGGACTTTGCTAATAATTTACAATGCTATTTTTAACAATTTTTTGTACTAATGTTGATACTAGAAAAGGCTATAGAAAGCGTAATTATTCATAATATTAATTTGTATAGGGTTTTTATTTTTCGTACTTTGTGAGCATTTCAAGTTGTAAATATATATGTTTACATATAATCATGGAAAGCTGTGGAAATTGGAGGTAATTTTTTGTTTGGTTTAAAAAATTTCTTGCTGTTAGTCGTTTAGATTGGGGTGTTTTGAATGCTTAAGACCAAAAAAAAACTTTTGTTATTCCTCTTAGTAACTGTATTAATAATCACTGGAGTAATTGCTTATGTCATTTATTGGGCATTTTTTAGCTTAGATCGTCTTCCGGAAGGGGAATTTGTTACGAAAGAAGTTTCACCAGAAGAAACTTATACGATTAATGCCTATATTACTAATGGAGGTGCTACAACTCCATATGCTATTCGAGGGGAACTGGAGTGGAATAATAAAAATCGTAAAAAAACCATTTACTGGGAAGATAAGGATAGTGTAGATATTGAATGGCAAAGTGAAGATGAAGTTATAATAAACGGTCATTCAATAAAAATACCAAATGGGACATATGATTTTAGAAGAGAATGAAATTCTTTTTAAAGGAATGAAGAGGGTAGGTTAACGGATTTTAGCCTTATTTTATTCTACCTACAAATTGGCGCTTTACCTCATAGGGGTAAAGCCTTTTTTGTTTAAAACGAATTTTTATAAAAAATGTGAATTAACAATTGGTTCAGGAGGAGTATGACAGCATTAGTAAAACTTACTTAACTAAAGGACGCTTTTACGGAAGAAAAAGAATCTGGCGTACCACTGCAATTATGCATGCGGTACGCTGGATTCTTTTATTATGTTAATTCTTTAATAACCCTTCTCTAACTTTAAATGCTGAATGTTTGATTGAGTACAAACAATATGGGAGTGTTGTTGAACTAATATTTTCCAATATTTTTTCTTACACTGTTTCAAATAATTAAAGTTTTTTTACTGTTATATGTGTTCGCCCCTGTTTATTGAAATGACGTTTGTAGCAGTAATCTTCACTTTAAGTCAATCCATGTTAGTCTTTGTAAATGTGTACGTACTAACACAAGGTGAAGTTTAATAACTAAATACGATTTCATAATCCTCACTTAAGTTAAATTAAAGTAAAAACCCCAGTGTTATAAAGCTTTCAATATCATTCAAATAAAGGAATTCAGCCTTAATTTTTCCAAAGGCTTTTCGAACACAAACATCTAAAAA
This DNA window, taken from Alteribacillus bidgolensis, encodes the following:
- a CDS encoding DUF5412 family protein produces the protein MLKTKKKLLLFLLVTVLIITGVIAYVIYWAFFSLDRLPEGEFVTKEVSPEETYTINAYITNGGATTPYAIRGELEWNNKNRKKTIYWEDKDSVDIEWQSEDEVIINGHSIKIPNGTYDFRRE